A stretch of the Snodgrassella alvi genome encodes the following:
- a CDS encoding thymidylate synthase, producing the protein MQQYLDLMQHVLDHGVDKSDRTGTGTRSVFGYQMRFNLADGFPVLTTKKLHLRSIIYELLWFLRGDTNIRYLHEHNVTIWDEWADADGNLGPVYGYQWRSWPAPDGRHIDQISNLLQQIKNNPDSRRLIVSAWNPALVDEMALPPCHALFQFYVANGKLSCQLYQRSADIFLGVPFNIASYALLTMMIAQVCDLQLGEFVHTLGDAHLYSNHFEQAKLQLTRTPKKLPHMHLNPDVKDLFAFQFEDFTLTDYHPDAHIKAPVAV; encoded by the coding sequence ATGCAACAGTATCTAGACTTAATGCAACACGTACTTGATCATGGCGTGGACAAATCAGACCGTACCGGTACCGGCACTCGTTCGGTTTTCGGTTATCAAATGCGCTTTAATCTCGCCGATGGCTTTCCTGTGCTCACCACCAAAAAGCTGCATTTGCGCTCCATTATTTATGAATTGCTGTGGTTTTTACGCGGCGATACCAATATCCGCTATCTGCATGAACACAATGTTACCATTTGGGATGAATGGGCGGATGCCGATGGCAATCTAGGGCCGGTTTATGGCTACCAATGGCGCAGCTGGCCAGCACCGGATGGCCGCCATATCGACCAAATCAGCAATTTGCTGCAGCAGATTAAAAACAATCCAGACAGTCGGCGCCTGATTGTTTCTGCATGGAATCCGGCATTGGTAGATGAAATGGCCTTACCCCCTTGCCATGCTTTGTTTCAGTTTTATGTAGCAAACGGCAAATTGTCCTGCCAGCTTTATCAGCGCAGTGCCGATATATTTCTTGGTGTACCGTTTAATATAGCAAGCTATGCCCTGTTGACCATGATGATTGCTCAAGTGTGTGATTTACAATTAGGTGAATTTGTTCATACCCTAGGTGATGCTCACTTATACAGCAATCATTTTGAGCAGGCAAAATTGCAACTAACCCGTACACCGAAAAAGCTGCCCCATATGCATTTAAACCCAGATGTAAAAGACCTATTTGCATTTCAGTTTGAAGATTTCACTCTAACGGATTATCATCCGGATGCTCATATCAAAGCCCCAGTAGCCGTATGA
- the ispG gene encoding flavodoxin-dependent (E)-4-hydroxy-3-methylbut-2-enyl-diphosphate synthase: MTLSGVRRKTYQVKIEQVVIGSDAPVRVQSMTNTDTADAELTANQVKALADAGSELVRITVNTPQAAAKVAEIRQRLNDMGCNVPLVGDFHFNGDRLLKDYPDCARALAKYRINPGNVGKGVKGDEKFAFMIHTAAENDKAVRIGVNWGSLDQALAKRMMDANLALPAPQPAEAVMKEALIVSALDSAQKAESLGLPSDRIILSCKVSNVQDLIEVYHNLAARCLYPLHLGLTEAGMGSKGIVASTAALSILLQQGIGDTIRVSLTPEPGSARTQEVVVAQEILQTMGIRSFTPLVTACPGCGRTTSTVFQELARDIQRYLREKMPVWRLQYPGVENLNVAVMGCVVNGPGESKLADIGISLPGTGETPVAPVYIDGERKTTLKGEHMAEEFLALVEEYIHTNYGSQGKKREPAKVIPIAALQ, encoded by the coding sequence ATGACGTTGTCCGGAGTACGCAGGAAAACTTATCAGGTAAAAATTGAACAAGTTGTAATTGGTTCTGACGCACCGGTGAGAGTGCAGTCTATGACCAATACTGATACGGCTGATGCTGAACTGACGGCTAATCAGGTGAAAGCGCTGGCTGATGCTGGTTCTGAGCTGGTTAGAATTACGGTAAATACCCCCCAAGCTGCTGCTAAAGTGGCTGAAATTCGTCAGCGGCTGAATGATATGGGCTGTAATGTACCGTTAGTAGGGGATTTTCATTTTAATGGTGATCGCTTACTCAAAGATTATCCAGATTGTGCTCGGGCACTAGCAAAATACCGCATTAACCCGGGAAATGTAGGCAAAGGGGTTAAAGGCGATGAAAAATTTGCCTTTATGATTCACACTGCAGCTGAAAATGATAAGGCGGTTCGTATCGGAGTGAACTGGGGGTCGTTAGATCAGGCTTTGGCCAAACGAATGATGGATGCCAATTTGGCTTTACCTGCTCCTCAGCCTGCTGAAGCTGTAATGAAAGAAGCTTTAATTGTTTCAGCTCTTGATTCAGCACAAAAGGCTGAAAGTCTGGGATTGCCTTCAGACCGAATTATTTTATCTTGTAAAGTATCAAATGTGCAGGATTTGATTGAGGTTTATCATAATCTAGCTGCCCGCTGTCTATATCCATTACATTTGGGTCTTACTGAAGCGGGAATGGGCAGTAAAGGTATCGTTGCTTCCACTGCTGCATTGTCTATTCTTTTGCAACAGGGCATTGGTGATACGATTCGAGTTTCATTAACGCCCGAACCTGGAAGTGCTAGGACGCAGGAAGTCGTTGTGGCTCAGGAAATTTTGCAGACTATGGGTATCCGTTCGTTTACACCATTGGTAACAGCTTGCCCAGGTTGTGGAAGAACCACTAGTACTGTTTTTCAGGAGCTGGCTCGTGATATTCAGCGATATTTGCGTGAAAAAATGCCGGTGTGGCGTTTGCAATATCCTGGTGTAGAAAACTTAAATGTAGCAGTAATGGGATGTGTTGTGAATGGACCAGGTGAAAGTAAGCTGGCTGATATTGGTATTTCGTTACCCGGTACTGGTGAAACGCCTGTGGCTCCTGTATACATAGACGGTGAACGGAAAACCACTCTAAAAGGTGAGCATATGGCTGAAGAGTTTCTGGCATTAGTTGAAGAATATATCCATACTAATTATGGCAGTCAGGGTAAAAAAAGGGAGCCAGCTAAAGTTATTCCGATTGCCGCTTTACAATGA
- the hisS gene encoding histidine--tRNA ligase, whose product MGKKIQAVKGMNDLLPVVQKDFKLTAALWQAFEDVVALWTRSFGYSQIRTPMVEQTGLFVRSIGEETDVVGKEMYTFADSNDKLSLSLRPEGTASCLRAVVEHNLLYNNPQKLWYMGPMFRRERPQKGRYRQFHQVGVEALGFDGPDVDAELIAMSANLWEHLGIREHLTLELNTLGNQQERAAHRTALIAYLQQHVAILDEDSRRRMHTNPLRVLDTKNPDLQAMANAAPRLTDYLGDESLAHYNTLKSMLDGLGIHYVENPRLVRGLDYYNLTVFEWTTDKLGSQATVCGGGRYNGLIEELGGKPAPAIGFALGIERLLLIVQEFGKLKVNAAPDIYVLHQGEGSSLTAMQNATILRAAGLSVYLHCGDQSLKAQLKKADASGAAFAVIVAQEEMVNNTLTVKNLRTHEQQTVAANAVLQLIQQWKNA is encoded by the coding sequence ATGGGTAAGAAAATCCAGGCCGTTAAAGGCATGAATGATTTGTTACCAGTAGTGCAAAAAGATTTCAAGCTAACAGCAGCACTCTGGCAGGCATTTGAAGATGTAGTGGCATTATGGACACGCAGTTTTGGCTATAGCCAGATTCGGACGCCGATGGTGGAACAAACCGGTTTATTTGTGCGTTCTATCGGTGAAGAGACTGATGTGGTTGGCAAGGAAATGTACACTTTTGCCGATTCAAACGATAAATTAAGTTTGAGCCTGAGGCCTGAAGGTACAGCCTCCTGTTTACGCGCCGTAGTAGAGCACAATTTACTTTATAATAACCCGCAAAAGTTATGGTATATGGGGCCGATGTTTAGGCGTGAACGGCCGCAGAAAGGGCGTTATCGTCAGTTTCATCAGGTTGGAGTTGAGGCACTTGGATTTGACGGACCTGATGTGGATGCTGAGCTAATCGCTATGAGTGCCAATTTGTGGGAACATCTGGGCATTCGAGAACATCTGACTTTAGAACTCAATACTTTGGGTAATCAGCAGGAGCGGGCGGCGCATCGCACAGCTTTAATTGCATATCTGCAACAGCATGTAGCTATTTTAGATGAAGATAGCCGGCGGCGAATGCATACTAATCCTTTACGGGTACTGGATACTAAAAATCCTGACTTACAGGCAATGGCCAATGCAGCCCCACGCTTGACTGATTACTTGGGCGATGAGTCATTGGCACATTATAATACTCTGAAAAGTATGTTAGATGGTCTGGGTATCCATTATGTTGAAAACCCACGTCTGGTGAGGGGGTTGGATTACTATAATCTGACAGTGTTTGAATGGACTACGGATAAGCTCGGATCACAGGCTACGGTGTGCGGTGGTGGCCGATATAATGGTCTTATAGAAGAGCTAGGAGGTAAACCGGCACCGGCAATTGGTTTTGCGCTGGGAATTGAGCGTTTATTATTAATTGTGCAGGAATTCGGAAAATTGAAGGTTAATGCTGCTCCTGATATATATGTTCTGCATCAGGGTGAAGGCAGTAGTTTGACAGCAATGCAGAATGCAACAATATTACGCGCGGCTGGATTGAGTGTTTACCTGCATTGTGGTGATCAAAGTTTAAAAGCGCAGCTGAAAAAAGCCGATGCCAGTGGTGCAGCTTTTGCTGTAATTGTGGCGCAGGAAGAAATGGTAAACAATACGCTGACAGTAAAAAATCTGCGTACTCATGAACAACAGACTGTTGCTGCAAATGCAGTTTTACAGTTAATCCAACAATGGAAGAATGCATAA
- the hfq gene encoding RNA chaperone Hfq, translating to MSAKGQMLQDPFLNALRKEYVPVSIYLVNGIKLQGQVESFDQYVVLLRNTSVTQMVYKHAISTIVPARAVSLQHEPKSSSPE from the coding sequence ATGAGCGCCAAAGGACAAATGTTACAAGATCCTTTCTTGAATGCACTGCGAAAAGAGTATGTACCGGTTTCCATTTATTTGGTCAACGGTATTAAACTGCAAGGTCAGGTAGAGTCATTTGACCAGTATGTTGTGTTATTGCGTAATACCTCTGTAACACAAATGGTATATAAGCATGCGATTTCTACCATTGTTCCTGCACGGGCTGTAAGCCTGCAGCATGAACCAAAATCATCATCTCCAGAATAA
- a CDS encoding RodZ domain-containing protein: MNEQTKNLDSSPNAAVTLGALLSQARKQKGLSVGEVAERLKLPARQIEAMESGSYKGLPEAVFIKGFLSSYARLLELDESEFKQYLQQIFPSGQRYSTSDSSKVLSSELDFQDKPQRRHFPRWLIALLVLIIIGAVVYAWQSKSTSENAKQAATASQEVSAQTASISDIAASNIRVVPMPASEQVSSTASTTVISASQPQEANTNTNASQPVAADSEALLIKLENKSWLQVSDKNGKVLISQVVDAGSTQQFSGSAPYKVIIGYTPGASIKFAGKDVIIPQNKKRTAVVMVGGN; the protein is encoded by the coding sequence ATGAATGAGCAAACCAAAAATCTCGATTCCAGCCCGAATGCCGCTGTCACTTTGGGAGCATTATTATCTCAGGCAAGAAAGCAAAAAGGCTTATCTGTCGGTGAGGTTGCAGAGCGTTTAAAATTACCAGCCAGACAGATTGAGGCAATGGAAAGTGGCAGTTATAAAGGTTTGCCGGAAGCGGTATTCATTAAAGGTTTTTTGAGTTCCTATGCACGCTTGCTGGAGCTGGATGAGTCAGAATTTAAGCAATATCTGCAGCAGATTTTTCCATCCGGACAACGCTATTCCACATCAGACAGTAGCAAAGTGTTATCTTCAGAATTAGATTTTCAGGATAAACCTCAACGTCGCCATTTTCCACGTTGGCTTATTGCATTGCTGGTGCTGATTATCATTGGTGCGGTGGTATATGCTTGGCAAAGTAAATCAACATCTGAAAATGCCAAACAGGCTGCTACAGCCAGTCAGGAAGTTTCTGCGCAAACTGCGTCCATTAGTGATATTGCAGCTAGTAATATTCGTGTGGTACCGATGCCTGCAAGTGAACAAGTCAGCAGTACTGCATCGACTACAGTGATCAGCGCCAGTCAGCCCCAGGAAGCTAATACCAATACTAATGCATCACAGCCTGTTGCTGCTGATTCAGAGGCGTTGCTGATCAAGCTTGAAAATAAATCATGGTTACAAGTGAGTGACAAAAATGGCAAAGTATTAATCAGCCAGGTTGTCGATGCAGGAAGCACTCAACAATTTAGCGGCAGTGCTCCTTATAAAGTTATTATTGGTTATACACCCGGGGCCAGCATCAAGTTTGCTGGCAAAGATGTTATTATTCCTCAAAATAAAAAAAGAACTGCTGTAGTTATGGTAGGTGGTAATTGA
- the pilW gene encoding type IV pilus biogenesis/stability protein PilW, which produces MKKKLGSILLMTVILSACATQTLDKKPTAAQRAREVAQIKTQLAVEYLRNKNYRQAVESIDEAIKNNSSSLDAWLIRAQIWQYLKEPAKAEESFQRALSLAPDSAEVNNNFGWFVCDVLKKPNASISYFDKALSDPTYPTPEVAQFNKGICSSRMGQYQLANSYFERALAANPNFIAAKKEMARNDLQSGSVSEANYLFKQYQSQVNSLSADDLLLGWRIEKSLGNMQAAYEYEAQLRNNFPYSAELEQVSTGKF; this is translated from the coding sequence ATGAAAAAAAAACTTGGATCAATTTTACTGATGACTGTTATTTTATCAGCTTGTGCTACTCAAACTCTGGATAAAAAGCCAACTGCTGCTCAGCGAGCACGCGAGGTAGCTCAAATTAAAACCCAGCTGGCAGTAGAATATCTAAGAAATAAAAATTATAGACAGGCTGTAGAATCTATTGATGAAGCTATAAAAAATAATAGTAGCTCACTTGATGCTTGGTTAATTCGTGCGCAAATCTGGCAGTATTTGAAAGAACCGGCTAAGGCAGAAGAAAGTTTTCAGCGAGCGCTTTCTTTGGCTCCAGACAGTGCTGAAGTTAATAATAATTTCGGCTGGTTTGTTTGTGATGTTCTTAAGAAGCCAAATGCATCCATTTCATATTTTGATAAGGCTTTATCAGATCCGACTTATCCTACACCGGAAGTTGCTCAGTTTAATAAAGGAATCTGTAGTAGTCGGATGGGACAGTATCAGCTGGCAAACAGTTATTTTGAGCGAGCTTTGGCAGCTAATCCTAATTTTATTGCTGCTAAGAAAGAAATGGCTCGTAATGATTTGCAATCAGGTAGTGTTTCAGAAGCCAATTATCTGTTTAAACAATATCAAAGTCAGGTAAATAGTTTATCTGCTGATGATTTGTTACTTGGATGGAGAATTGAAAAATCTCTTGGTAATATGCAAGCGGCTTATGAATATGAAGCACAATTGCGTAATAATTTCCCTTATTCTGCTGAATTAGAGCAGGTTTCTACAGGAAAATTCTAA
- a CDS encoding SMR family transporter: protein MNQWIFLSIAILAEIFATSMLKVSNGFTRLIPSFCSIMGYIISFYCLAQTLKTMPVGIAYAVWSGVGIVCVSLIAWIKFGQKLDMPAIIGIGLILVGVVVINLFSKSMTH, encoded by the coding sequence ATGAATCAATGGATTTTCCTATCCATCGCCATACTAGCAGAAATTTTTGCAACCAGTATGCTCAAAGTAAGTAATGGATTTACCAGACTCATACCTAGCTTCTGCTCCATTATGGGCTATATCATTTCCTTTTATTGTCTGGCGCAGACACTGAAAACCATGCCAGTAGGCATCGCTTATGCTGTGTGGTCTGGAGTTGGCATTGTTTGCGTATCACTAATTGCATGGATAAAATTTGGTCAGAAGCTGGATATGCCGGCAATTATCGGTATAGGTCTGATACTGGTAGGAGTTGTAGTCATTAATCTTTTTTCCAAGTCAATGACTCACTAA
- the tpx gene encoding thiol peroxidase, with protein sequence MSTVSLKGSPVEVNGLFPQKGATAPEFTLTDANLNEVSLASFAGKRKVLNIFPSVDTGVCAASVRHFNADAAKLSNTVVLCISADLPFAQARFCGVEGLDQVITLSTFRHPEFREEYGVKLSTGPLAGLCARAVIVLDENNQVLHSQLVAEITTEPSYEEALAVL encoded by the coding sequence ATGAGTACTGTTTCCCTAAAAGGTTCACCTGTTGAAGTAAATGGCCTTTTCCCCCAAAAAGGCGCTACAGCCCCTGAATTCACCCTTACCGACGCGAATTTAAATGAAGTTTCATTGGCTAGCTTTGCTGGCAAACGCAAAGTTCTAAATATATTTCCAAGTGTAGATACTGGCGTTTGTGCGGCTTCAGTACGCCATTTCAATGCTGATGCGGCTAAATTGAGCAATACAGTTGTTTTATGTATTTCAGCCGATTTACCTTTTGCACAAGCTCGCTTCTGTGGAGTTGAAGGACTCGATCAGGTAATTACCTTATCTACATTCCGCCATCCCGAATTTCGAGAAGAATATGGTGTAAAACTGAGCACAGGCCCTTTAGCTGGGCTGTGTGCCCGCGCTGTGATTGTTTTAGATGAAAACAATCAGGTTTTACACAGCCAGCTGGTAGCTGAAATCACTACCGAACCAAGCTATGAAGAAGCATTAGCAGTATTGTAA
- the rlmN gene encoding 23S rRNA (adenine(2503)-C(2))-methyltransferase RlmN, which yields MKTNLLNFDLPGLTAHFAQMGEKPFRAKQVMRWMHPGGVADFTDMTDLAKSLRHKLLDKAEIKVPDLLVEQKSADGTCKWLLDVGTGNGVETVFIPEDSRGTLCISSQVGCALECLFCSTGRQGFNRNLTTAEIIGQLWWANKALGVTPKDERVISNVVMMGMGEPLANFENVVTALSIMLDDHGYGLSRRRVTVSTSGMVPQMDRLKDVMPVALAISLHASNDEVRDHLIPLNKKYPLSQLMAACQRYLAKAPRDFITFEYIMLKGVNDEPQHARELIELVKDVPCKFNLIPFNPFTNSGFERSTNERIRVFREILLEAGFVVTVRKTRGDDIDAACGQLAGKVKDKTRRQQKWQLVQG from the coding sequence ATGAAAACCAATTTGCTAAATTTTGACTTACCCGGCTTAACTGCCCACTTTGCTCAGATGGGGGAGAAGCCATTTCGTGCCAAGCAGGTTATGCGCTGGATGCACCCAGGGGGTGTAGCTGATTTTACAGATATGACTGATCTGGCCAAATCATTACGCCATAAATTATTGGATAAGGCTGAAATTAAAGTGCCTGATCTTTTGGTAGAGCAAAAATCTGCAGATGGTACTTGTAAATGGTTGTTAGACGTAGGTACAGGCAATGGTGTGGAAACAGTTTTTATTCCTGAAGATAGTAGGGGAACTTTATGTATTTCTTCACAGGTTGGTTGTGCTTTAGAATGCTTATTTTGCTCAACAGGCCGACAGGGTTTTAATCGTAACCTCACTACTGCAGAAATTATCGGTCAGCTTTGGTGGGCAAATAAAGCGCTTGGTGTGACACCTAAGGATGAAAGAGTGATTTCCAATGTGGTAATGATGGGGATGGGCGAACCTTTAGCAAACTTTGAAAATGTAGTTACAGCGCTGAGTATAATGCTTGATGACCATGGGTATGGTTTGTCCCGTCGCCGTGTGACAGTGTCTACTTCGGGCATGGTGCCACAAATGGATCGATTGAAGGATGTGATGCCTGTAGCTCTTGCTATTTCATTGCATGCTTCAAATGATGAGGTTCGGGATCACTTGATACCATTGAATAAAAAATATCCGCTTAGCCAATTAATGGCTGCATGTCAGCGTTATTTGGCTAAAGCTCCACGTGATTTTATTACTTTTGAATATATCATGTTAAAGGGTGTCAATGATGAACCTCAACACGCACGCGAACTGATTGAGCTGGTTAAAGATGTACCTTGTAAATTCAATCTGATTCCGTTTAATCCATTTACTAATTCTGGTTTTGAACGATCCACTAACGAGCGCATCCGTGTATTTAGAGAAATATTACTGGAAGCAGGTTTTGTTGTTACAGTCAGAAAAACTCGTGGTGATGATATTGATGCAGCATGTGGTCAGCTTGCTGGCAAAGTAAAAGATAAAACTCGGCGTCAACAAAAATGGCAGCTTGTACAGGGGTAA
- a CDS encoding dihydrofolate reductase, whose protein sequence is MNKFRKITLIAALSDNNCIGKKNQIPWYVPEDFQFFKHYTMGKPVIMGRKTWDSLPKKPLPGRPNYVISRNPEQVFCGATSCRNIEEALFQLADTDEVIIMGGAQIYAQAMPLATDLRITRIHLDVAGDTFFPEISPRGWQLAESSNHTSKQDNIVYDLQHFVRLPTAD, encoded by the coding sequence ATGAACAAATTCCGTAAAATCACCTTAATTGCAGCGCTTTCTGATAATAATTGTATTGGCAAAAAAAATCAGATTCCATGGTATGTACCCGAAGATTTTCAATTTTTTAAACATTACACCATGGGCAAACCTGTGATAATGGGGCGCAAAACATGGGATTCGCTGCCCAAAAAACCCTTACCGGGACGGCCAAATTACGTAATCAGTCGAAATCCGGAGCAAGTGTTTTGCGGTGCTACATCCTGCCGGAATATCGAAGAGGCTCTTTTCCAGTTAGCAGACACTGATGAAGTCATTATTATGGGCGGCGCACAAATCTATGCTCAAGCAATGCCCCTAGCCACTGATCTACGCATCACCAGAATTCATTTAGATGTTGCCGGAGATACATTTTTTCCAGAAATTAGCCCCCGTGGATGGCAATTAGCAGAAAGCAGTAATCATACGAGTAAACAAGATAATATTGTTTATGACTTACAGCATTTTGTGCGCTTGCCCACTGCCGATTAA
- a CDS encoding tetratricopeptide repeat protein — translation MVVHIQDEQEVANFKYFWQRWGRWIFAVLILLALAYLGYVLYQGHIRNNNEKAAAVFETFVTQANANNMAESKKALMQLQEKYPDTMNATQATLMMAGSAFDEHKYDEAIRHLQWVKDRQKDDLLQTIVAQRLATVYLQQGKYNEALQALDVKVVAQFKPILLETKGDVLQAQKKNTEAMAAYQQALNLLDKDSVQRDVLQMKISSLS, via the coding sequence ATGGTTGTACATATTCAGGATGAACAGGAAGTTGCGAATTTTAAGTACTTTTGGCAGCGTTGGGGTCGATGGATTTTTGCAGTTTTGATTTTGCTTGCACTGGCCTATCTGGGTTATGTGCTTTATCAGGGGCATATTCGCAATAATAATGAAAAAGCAGCTGCTGTATTTGAAACTTTTGTGACTCAGGCCAATGCAAATAATATGGCTGAAAGTAAAAAAGCTCTGATGCAGCTACAGGAAAAATATCCGGATACCATGAATGCCACTCAGGCCACACTGATGATGGCCGGATCTGCTTTTGATGAACATAAATATGATGAAGCAATCCGTCATTTGCAATGGGTGAAGGACAGACAGAAAGATGACTTATTGCAGACAATCGTTGCTCAGAGGCTGGCTACCGTTTATTTGCAGCAGGGTAAATATAACGAAGCATTACAGGCTCTGGATGTAAAAGTAGTGGCTCAGTTTAAGCCTATTCTTTTGGAAACTAAGGGCGATGTTCTGCAGGCACAAAAGAAAAATACCGAAGCTATGGCAGCTTATCAGCAGGCATTGAATCTTCTGGACAAGGATTCAGTACAGCGTGACGTGCTTCAAATGAAAATCAGCAGTCTGAGCTAA
- a CDS encoding epoxyqueuosine reductase QueH produces the protein MNPQVIVTDVQRPKLIPPKGAGKVLLHSCCAPCSGEVMEAMLAAGIDYTIYFYNPNIHPKKEYEIRKDENKAFAEKFNIPFIDADYDMDNWFARAKGMEFEPERGIRCTMCFDMRFERTALYAHENGFPVITSSLGISRWKNMQQINDCGKRAAEKYPGLIYWDYNWRKGGGSQRMIEISKREQFYQQEYCGCAYSLRDSNAWRREHGRESIKIGTKYYGTEEKA, from the coding sequence ATGAACCCACAAGTAATCGTTACAGATGTACAACGCCCTAAACTAATTCCGCCCAAGGGTGCCGGCAAAGTATTGTTGCATTCATGCTGTGCACCTTGCTCCGGTGAAGTAATGGAAGCCATGCTGGCCGCAGGCATTGATTACACCATCTATTTTTATAATCCTAATATTCATCCGAAAAAAGAATATGAAATTCGCAAAGATGAAAACAAAGCCTTTGCAGAAAAATTCAATATTCCGTTTATCGACGCCGATTATGATATGGACAACTGGTTTGCCCGCGCAAAAGGTATGGAGTTTGAACCAGAGCGTGGTATTCGGTGTACCATGTGTTTTGATATGCGTTTCGAACGTACAGCTTTATATGCTCATGAAAACGGTTTTCCGGTCATTACCAGCTCTCTAGGCATTTCTCGCTGGAAAAATATGCAGCAGATCAATGATTGCGGCAAACGTGCGGCAGAAAAATATCCTGGTCTGATTTACTGGGATTACAACTGGCGCAAAGGCGGTGGCAGTCAGCGTATGATAGAAATCAGCAAACGTGAGCAGTTTTATCAGCAGGAATATTGCGGCTGCGCTTATTCTTTGCGTGACAGCAATGCATGGCGTCGCGAACATGGCCGAGAAAGCATTAAAATCGGCACTAAATACTATGGCACTGAAGAAAAAGCTTAA
- the der gene encoding ribosome biogenesis GTPase Der, translated as MKPTIVLVGRPNVGKSTLFNRLTRTKDALVADLPGLTRDRHYGHGRVGSKPYLVVDTGGFEPVVDSGILYEMARHTLQAIDEADAVIFLVDGRTGLTPQDQIIANRLRQSTRPVYLAVNKGEGGNRPVLAAEFYELSLGEPVVISGAHGDGVYELIETVLESFPEEQEETESKHPVFAVIGRPNVGKSTLVNAILGEERVIAFDMAGTTRDSIHIDFERGDKPFTIIDTAGVRRRGKVDDAIEKFSVIKAMQAIDEANVAVLVLDAQQDIADQDATIAGFALEAGRALVVAVNKWDGLSEERKQQVKRDIARKLYFLDFAKFHFISALKEKGIDGLFSSIQEAYDAAMIKLPTPKITRVLQSALERQQPPRAGLIRPKLRYAHQGGMNPPVIVIHGNALQHISDAYTRYLTQTFRKAFHLQGTPLRIQYNVNHNPYEEKDSKPAQPLRRVKMSNRIAKREQIKQSKKQVKRKNKVSTKKTNAH; from the coding sequence ATGAAACCAACAATCGTTTTGGTTGGTCGACCGAATGTAGGCAAATCAACTCTGTTTAATCGCCTGACCCGAACCAAAGATGCGCTGGTTGCTGATTTACCGGGTCTGACACGAGATCGTCACTATGGCCATGGACGGGTGGGAAGCAAACCTTATCTGGTGGTAGATACTGGCGGTTTTGAGCCAGTTGTAGATAGTGGCATTCTCTATGAAATGGCACGGCATACTTTACAGGCTATTGATGAAGCAGATGCAGTTATCTTTTTGGTGGACGGGCGGACGGGTTTAACGCCGCAAGATCAAATTATCGCCAATCGCCTACGTCAAAGTACCCGTCCGGTGTATCTGGCAGTGAATAAAGGTGAGGGTGGTAATCGGCCGGTTTTAGCGGCTGAATTTTATGAGCTCAGTCTTGGTGAACCTGTAGTCATTTCTGGTGCACATGGTGATGGTGTTTATGAGCTGATTGAAACTGTGCTGGAATCGTTTCCTGAAGAGCAAGAAGAAACTGAAAGCAAGCATCCGGTTTTTGCAGTCATCGGTCGTCCTAATGTAGGCAAATCAACGCTAGTAAATGCCATTCTCGGCGAAGAACGAGTCATCGCTTTTGATATGGCCGGAACAACGCGTGATTCGATACATATTGATTTTGAACGGGGTGATAAGCCGTTTACGATTATTGATACAGCAGGGGTGCGCCGGCGTGGAAAAGTAGATGATGCAATTGAAAAATTTTCTGTAATCAAGGCGATGCAAGCTATTGATGAAGCAAATGTAGCTGTGTTGGTATTGGATGCACAGCAGGATATAGCTGATCAGGATGCTACTATTGCAGGCTTTGCTCTTGAAGCCGGACGCGCTCTGGTGGTGGCTGTCAATAAATGGGACGGACTGAGCGAAGAACGCAAACAGCAAGTAAAACGTGATATTGCCCGTAAACTATATTTTCTGGATTTTGCAAAATTTCATTTTATTTCTGCATTAAAAGAAAAGGGCATAGACGGGCTGTTTAGCTCAATTCAAGAAGCATATGATGCAGCAATGATTAAGTTGCCCACACCAAAAATTACTCGCGTACTACAAAGTGCGCTTGAGCGACAGCAGCCACCACGTGCCGGACTAATTCGTCCTAAATTGCGCTATGCCCATCAGGGGGGCATGAATCCGCCAGTCATAGTGATTCATGGGAATGCTTTGCAACATATTAGTGATGCTTATACCAGATATCTGACACAAACGTTTCGCAAAGCCTTTCATTTACAGGGTACACCTTTACGTATTCAATATAATGTTAACCACAATCCATATGAAGAAAAAGACAGCAAGCCGGCGCAGCCATTGCGTCGAGTTAAAATGAGTAACCGGATTGCCAAACGTGAGCAGATTAAACAATCGAAAAAGCAGGTAAAACGTAAAAATAAAGTCAGTACAAAGAAAACAAATGCCCATTAA